In Brachypodium distachyon strain Bd21 chromosome 2, Brachypodium_distachyon_v3.0, whole genome shotgun sequence, one genomic interval encodes:
- the LOC100836758 gene encoding probable WRKY transcription factor 38 isoform X1, translating into MAKSGGSSSSGSFDGANKRPLQDSVGGCAQEHAKKKTRVGVRTDYTYAPYHDGFQWRKYGQKMIRGNIFPRCYYRCTYHQDHGCPASKHVEQSNSEDPPLFRVIYTNDHTCSGASEQYCYMASSMQIQQIADASLRKPAPETTPAPPLPQQQQLARRGRAAAYAAAIKQEKDAIVSSLLTVIRGCEVDVVKSEPVHENYGAGACMLSPPVAGGASGLEGSGSSLVSPVAVPAPDDLGLDFMVESLDPCWFEPLDLGWFIESTHPI; encoded by the exons ATGGCTAAGAgcgggggcagctccagcaGTGGCAGCTTCGATGGAGCCAACAAAAGGCCGTTGCAGGATAGCGTTGGAGGCTGTGCCCAGGAGCACGCCAAGAA GAAGACTCGCGTCGGCGTGAGAACAGACTACACATATGCACCTTATCATGATGGCTTCCAGTGGAGAAAATATGGCCAGAAGATGATCAGGGGCAATATATTCCCAAG GTGCTACTACAGGTGCACGTACCACCAGGATCACGGCTGTCCGGCGAGCAAGCACGTGGAGCAGAGCAACTCCGAGGACCCGCCCCTGTTCCGGGTGATCTACACCAACGACCACACGTGCAGCGGCGCCTCGGAGCAGTACTGCTACATGGCCTCCTCGATGCAGATCCAGCAGATCGCCGACGCCTCTCTCAGAAAGCCAGCACCGGAGACgacgccagcgccgccgctcccgcagcagcagcagctggctcGTCGCGGCCGTGCTGCCGCCTACGCCGCGGCGATAAAACAAGAGAAAGACGCCATCGTCTCCTCCCTGCTCACAGTGATCAGAGGCTGCGAGGTCGACGTTGTGAAGTCTGAACCTGTACATGAGAACTACGGTGCCGGTGCGTGTATGttgtcgccgccggtggccggaGGAGCTAGTGGCCTTGAAGGAAGCGGTAGCTCTTTGGTTTCTCCCGTGGCGGTGCCGGCACCGGATGACCTGGGACTGGACTTCATGGTGGAGTCACTGGACCCATGTTGGTTCGAGCCGTTGGATTTGGGTTGGTTCATAGAATCCACGCACC
- the LOC100836758 gene encoding probable WRKY transcription factor 38 isoform X2 — protein MAKSGGSSSSGSFDGANKRPLQDSVGGCAQEHAKNRKTRVGVRTDYTYAPYHDGFQWRKYGQKMIRGNIFPRCYYRCTYHQDHGCPASKHVEQSNSEDPPLFRVIYTNDHTCSGASEQYCYMASSMQIQQIADASLRKPAPETTPAPPLPQQQQLARRGRAAAYAAAIKQEKDAIVSSLLTVIRGCEVDVVKSEPVHENYGAGACMLSPPVAGGASGLEGSGSSLVSPVAVPAPDDLGLDFMVESLDPCWFEPLDLGWFIESTHPI, from the exons ATGGCTAAGAgcgggggcagctccagcaGTGGCAGCTTCGATGGAGCCAACAAAAGGCCGTTGCAGGATAGCGTTGGAGGCTGTGCCCAGGAGCACGCCAAGAA TAGGAAGACTCGCGTCGGCGTGAGAACAGACTACACATATGCACCTTATCATGATGGCTTCCAGTGGAGAAAATATGGCCAGAAGATGATCAGGGGCAATATATTCCCAAG GTGCTACTACAGGTGCACGTACCACCAGGATCACGGCTGTCCGGCGAGCAAGCACGTGGAGCAGAGCAACTCCGAGGACCCGCCCCTGTTCCGGGTGATCTACACCAACGACCACACGTGCAGCGGCGCCTCGGAGCAGTACTGCTACATGGCCTCCTCGATGCAGATCCAGCAGATCGCCGACGCCTCTCTCAGAAAGCCAGCACCGGAGACgacgccagcgccgccgctcccgcagcagcagcagctggctcGTCGCGGCCGTGCTGCCGCCTACGCCGCGGCGATAAAACAAGAGAAAGACGCCATCGTCTCCTCCCTGCTCACAGTGATCAGAGGCTGCGAGGTCGACGTTGTGAAGTCTGAACCTGTACATGAGAACTACGGTGCCGGTGCGTGTATGttgtcgccgccggtggccggaGGAGCTAGTGGCCTTGAAGGAAGCGGTAGCTCTTTGGTTTCTCCCGTGGCGGTGCCGGCACCGGATGACCTGGGACTGGACTTCATGGTGGAGTCACTGGACCCATGTTGGTTCGAGCCGTTGGATTTGGGTTGGTTCATAGAATCCACGCACC